In Vicugna pacos chromosome 27, VicPac4, whole genome shotgun sequence, one DNA window encodes the following:
- the LARP6 gene encoding la-related protein 6 isoform X3: MGSGGALESTERRSPRLEQGDRGQGDMSGATTSGGENEREDLEQEWQPPDEELVRKLVDQIEFYFSDENLEKDAFLLKHVRRNKLGYVSVKLLTSFKKVKHLTRDWRTTAHALKYSGTLELNEDHRKVRRTTPVPLFPNENLPSKMLLIYDLYLSPKLWTLATPQKNGRVQETVMEHLLKLFGTFGVISSVRILKPGRELPPDIRRISSRYSQVGTQECAIVEFEEVEAAVRAHEFMITESRGREGMKAVLIGMKPPRKKPSREKAQEEEPVASAHPGRSPNRRVGELQSPADEASASGSSDPESNPTSPTAGRRHGAAHRLSPAGHQSLFLSPNASPCPSPWSSPLAQRKGVSRKSPLAEEGRLNPSASPESFRKGTDYSSDSSVTPSGSPWVRRRRQAEMGSQEKSPRASPLLSRKMQTADGLPVGVLRLPRGPDDTRGFHGGHERSRACV, translated from the exons TGGCGCCACGACGAGTGGGGGCGAGAACGAGCGTGAGGACCTGGAGCAGGAGTGGCAGCCCCCGGACGAGGAGCTCGTCAGGAAGCTGGTGGATCAGATCGAATTCTACTTTTCTGATGAGAACCTGGAGAAGGATGCCTTCCTGCTGAAGCACGTGAGGAGGAACAAGCTGGGCTACGTGAGTGTCAAGCTGCTCACGTCCTTCAAGAAG GTGAAACACCTTACACGGGACTGGAGAACCACAGCGCATGCCTTGAAGTACTCAGGGACCCTCGAGTTGAATGAGGACCATCGGAAGGTGAGGAGGACCACCCCCGTCCCACTCTTCCCCAACGAGAACCTCCCCAGCAAGATGCTCCTGATCTATGACCTCTACCTGTCCCCCAAGCTGTGGACCCTGGCCACCCCCCAGAAGAACGGGAGGGTGCAGGAGACGGTGATGGAACACCTGCTCAAGCTGTTTGGGACCTTTGGGGTCATCTCGTCAGTGCGAATCCTCAAGCCTGGGAGAGAGCTGCCCCCGGACATCCGGAGGATCAGCAGCCGCTACAGCCAGGTGGGGACCCAGGAGTGCGCCATCGTGGAGTTCGAGGAGGTGGAAGCAGCCGTCAGGGCCCATGAGTTCATGATCACGGAGTCTCGGGGCAGGGAGGGCATGAAGGCAGTCCTGATCGGGATGAAGCCGCCCAGAAAGAAGCCGTCTAGGGAGAaggcccaggaggaggagccCGTGGCGAGCGCCCACCCAGGCAGGTCCCCGAACCGCAGAGTCGGGGAGCTCCAGTCCCCGGCGGACGAGGCCTCTGCCAGCGGCTCCTCCGACCCCGAGAGCAACCCCACGTCCCCCACGGCTGGCCGGCGACACGGGGCTGCCCACAGGCTCAGCCCTGCCGGCCACCAGAGTCTCTTCCTGAGCCCAAACGCCTCCCCGTGCCCGAGCCCTTGGAGCAGCCCCTTGGCTCAACGCAAAGGCGTTTCCAGAAAGTCCCCGCTGGCCGAGGAAGGTAGGCTGAACCCGAGCGCCAGTCCCGAGAGCTTCCGCAAGGGCACAGATTATTCCTCAGACAGCAGTGTCACGCCCTCGGGCAGCCCCTGGGTTCGGAGGCGCCGCCAAGCCGAGATGGGGTCGCAGGAGAAGAGCCCCAGAGCGAGTCCCCTGCTCTCCCGGAAGATGCAGACTGCAGATGGGCTCCCCGTGGGGGTGCTGCGGCTGCCCCGGGGCCCCGACGACACCAGAGGGTTCCACGGCGGACACGAGAGGAGCCGGGCCTGTGTATAA
- the LARP6 gene encoding la-related protein 6 isoform X4 encodes METYVTKVKHLTRDWRTTAHALKYSGTLELNEDHRKVRRTTPVPLFPNENLPSKMLLIYDLYLSPKLWTLATPQKNGRVQETVMEHLLKLFGTFGVISSVRILKPGRELPPDIRRISSRYSQVGTQECAIVEFEEVEAAVRAHEFMITESRGREGMKAVLIGMKPPRKKPSREKAQEEEPVASAHPGRSPNRRVGELQSPADEASASGSSDPESNPTSPTAGRRHGAAHRLSPAGHQSLFLSPNASPCPSPWSSPLAQRKGVSRKSPLAEEGRLNPSASPESFRKGTDYSSDSSVTPSGSPWVRRRRQAEMGSQEKSPRASPLLSRKMQTADGLPVGVLRLPRGPDDTRGFHGGHERSRACV; translated from the exons ATGGAAACGTATGTGACAAAG GTGAAACACCTTACACGGGACTGGAGAACCACAGCGCATGCCTTGAAGTACTCAGGGACCCTCGAGTTGAATGAGGACCATCGGAAGGTGAGGAGGACCACCCCCGTCCCACTCTTCCCCAACGAGAACCTCCCCAGCAAGATGCTCCTGATCTATGACCTCTACCTGTCCCCCAAGCTGTGGACCCTGGCCACCCCCCAGAAGAACGGGAGGGTGCAGGAGACGGTGATGGAACACCTGCTCAAGCTGTTTGGGACCTTTGGGGTCATCTCGTCAGTGCGAATCCTCAAGCCTGGGAGAGAGCTGCCCCCGGACATCCGGAGGATCAGCAGCCGCTACAGCCAGGTGGGGACCCAGGAGTGCGCCATCGTGGAGTTCGAGGAGGTGGAAGCAGCCGTCAGGGCCCATGAGTTCATGATCACGGAGTCTCGGGGCAGGGAGGGCATGAAGGCAGTCCTGATCGGGATGAAGCCGCCCAGAAAGAAGCCGTCTAGGGAGAaggcccaggaggaggagccCGTGGCGAGCGCCCACCCAGGCAGGTCCCCGAACCGCAGAGTCGGGGAGCTCCAGTCCCCGGCGGACGAGGCCTCTGCCAGCGGCTCCTCCGACCCCGAGAGCAACCCCACGTCCCCCACGGCTGGCCGGCGACACGGGGCTGCCCACAGGCTCAGCCCTGCCGGCCACCAGAGTCTCTTCCTGAGCCCAAACGCCTCCCCGTGCCCGAGCCCTTGGAGCAGCCCCTTGGCTCAACGCAAAGGCGTTTCCAGAAAGTCCCCGCTGGCCGAGGAAGGTAGGCTGAACCCGAGCGCCAGTCCCGAGAGCTTCCGCAAGGGCACAGATTATTCCTCAGACAGCAGTGTCACGCCCTCGGGCAGCCCCTGGGTTCGGAGGCGCCGCCAAGCCGAGATGGGGTCGCAGGAGAAGAGCCCCAGAGCGAGTCCCCTGCTCTCCCGGAAGATGCAGACTGCAGATGGGCTCCCCGTGGGGGTGCTGCGGCTGCCCCGGGGCCCCGACGACACCAGAGGGTTCCACGGCGGACACGAGAGGAGCCGGGCCTGTGTATAA